In Papaver somniferum cultivar HN1 chromosome 1, ASM357369v1, whole genome shotgun sequence, a genomic segment contains:
- the LOC113289241 gene encoding probable xyloglucan endotransglucosylase/hydrolase protein 23, which yields MVCFSSLMLLVVAILATSLVAVISAAGNFYQDAEVTWGDGRGKILNNGQLLTLSLDKTSGSGFQSRNEYLFGKIDMQLKLVPGNSAGTVTAYYLSSQRPMHDEIDFEFLGNLSGDPYILHTNVFTQGKGNREQQFYLWFDPTADFHTYSILWNPQCIIFSVDGMPIREFKNLEFIGVPFPKNQPTRIYSSLWDAENWATRGGFIKTDWSSAPFTASYQNFNANNACVSYSPGFTSCSSSGSTSSFNRALLLQELDSTSLGRMKWVQENYMIYSYCTDTNRYSQGIPPECAYSNLNF from the exons ATGGTTTGTTTTTCTTCCTTGATGTTGTTAGTGGTGGCTATACTAGCTACTAGTCTTGTAGCAGTAATCTCTGCTGCTGGAAATTTCTACCAAGATGCCGAGGTGACTTGGGGAGATGGTCGGGGTAAGATACTCAACAACGGACAGCTTCTCACGCTTTCCTTGGACAAAACCTCTGGCTCCGGTTTTCAGTCGAGGAATGAatatctttttggaaaaattgatatgCAGCTTAAACTTGTCCCTGGGAATTCAGCTGGCACGGTCACGGCCTATTAT TTATCGTCGCAAAGACCAATGCACGatgaaattgattttgagttcTTGGGGAATTTGAGTGGAGATCCTTACATTCTACATACAAATGTTTTCACCCAAGGCAAAGGTAACAGAGAGCAACAATTCTATCTATGGTTCGACCCTACAGCCGATTTCCACACTTACTCTATCCTATGGAATCCTCAATGCATCAT CTTCTCTGTGGATGGAATGCCAATTAGAGAATttaagaacttagaattcattgGTGTCCCGTTTCCTAAAAATCAACccacgaggatatactcaagtctCTGGGACGCTGAAAACTGGGCAACAAGAGGTGGATTCATAAAGACGGACTGGTCGAGCGCACCCTTCACAGCCTCATACCAGAATTTCAATGCCAACAATGCCTGTGTTTCATACTCTCCAGGTTTTACTTCCTGTAGTTCATCAGGGTCTACTTCTTCCTTCAATAGAGCGTTGCTTTTGCAAGAGTTGGATTCAACAAGTCTAGGGAGAATGAAGTGGGTGCAGGAAAATTACATGATCTACAGTTACTGCACTGACACGAATAGATACTCTCAAGGGATCCCTCCTGAATGTGCTTACTCCAACCTCAACTTCTAG
- the LOC113289233 gene encoding uncharacterized protein LOC113289233, whose product MRKRDLAILLLSAFAIFFSLQHEGDFSFKEAWFHLSEDYPIKYEAQRLPPPIVADLNGDGRSEVFVATHDAKIQVLAPHIWRVDERFGEAHVLAEVSLLPDKIRVTAGRRAVAMATGVIDRHYRHGEAHKQVLVVVTSGWSVMCFDHNLKKLWEANLQEDFPHGAHHREISISISNYTLKHGDSGLIIVGGRMEVQPHIYMDPFEELGMQDKNADQHRRSATEKEASETSGTVDLRHFAFYAFAGRTGTLRWSRKNENIESHSSDASQLIPQHNYKLDVHSLNSRKPGEFECREFRESILGVMPHHWDRREDTSFKLAHFRRHKRKTLKKMPGKKTNNFNHQETEEHHPPGKDQTNKIPRLIGKATKYAGSVKTKQRLPYVPTITNYTKLWWVPNVIVAHQKEGIEALHLATGRTVCKLHLLEGGLHADINGDGVLDHVQVVGGNGAEQTVISGSMEVLKPCWAVATSGVPVREQLFNASICHHSPFNLFQHGEFASRAPDASSLEVATPILIQTNDGHKHRRGSHGDVVFLTNRGEVTSYSPSLLGHDAIWQWQLLTGATWSNLPSPSGMMEGGLVVPTLKPISLRVHDKQDIILAAGDQEAVVISPGGSILTMFDLPSPPSHALISEDFSNDGLTDIILVTSSGVYGFVQTRQPGAIFFSTLVGCLIIIMGVLFVSQHLNSVKGKPRASADYS is encoded by the exons atgaggAAACGGGATTTAGCGATTCTTCTACTCTCTGCTTTTGcaatcttcttctctcttcag CACGAAGGGGATTTTTCGTTCAAGGAAGCATGGTTTCATCTATCTGAGGATTATCCTATAAAGTATGAAGCTCAAAGATTACCTCCTCCAATTGTAGCTGATTTAAATGGTGATGGGAGGAGTGAGGTTTTTGTGGCTACTCATGATGCCAAGATTCAA GTGTTGGCCCCGCATATTTGGCGTGTAGATGAAAGATTTGGTGAAGCTCATGTGCTGGCAGAGGTGTCTCTGTTGCCTGACAAGATACGTGTTACGGCTGGGAGACGTGCAGTAGCCATGGCAACAGGTGTTATTGATAGACATTACAGACATGGAGAAGCTCATAAGCAGGTCTTGGTAGTTGTTACTTCAGGTTGGTCAGTGATGTGTTTTGATCATAACCTTAAAAAGCTGTGGGAGGCGAATTTGCAG GAGGATTTCCCACATGGGGCTCACCATAGGGAAATATCAATTTCTATCAGCAATTATACGTTGAAACACGGGGATTCGGGTTTGATTATAGTTGGAGGGAGGATGGAAGTTCAACCTCAT ATTTACATGGATCCCTTTGAAGAACTCGGTATGCAAGATAAAAATGCCGATCAACATAGAAGAAGTGCTACTGAGAAGGAG GCTTCTGAAACTTCTGGAACTGTGGACTTACGCCATTTTGCATTTTATGCATTTGCTGGTCGAACTGGTACACTCCGGTGGAGCAGAAAGAATGAG AATATCGAATCACATTCTTCAGATGCATCGCAACTGATTCCCCAACATAACTACAAGCTTGATGTTCATTCTCTAAACAGCCGTAAACCTGGTGAG TTTGAATGCAGAGAATTTAGAGAATCAATCCTTGGAGTCATGCCGCATCACTGG GATAGAAGGGAGGATACTTCTTTTAAGCTGGCACATTTCAGAAGACACAAAAGGAAAACATTGAAGAAGATGCCTGGCAAAAAGACAAACAACTTTAATCATCAAGAGACTGAGGAACACCATCCTCCAGGGAAGGACCAGACTAACAAAATTCCACGTCTCATCGGGAAGGCTACAAAATACGCTGGTTCAGTGAAAACCAAGCAG CGCCTGCCATATGTTCCTACAATAACCAACTACACCAAGCTCTGGTGGGTTCCTAATGTGATTGTTGCTCATCAAAAAGAAGGTATTGAAGCTCTTCACTTGGCTACTGGACGCACCGTTTGTAAG TTACATCTTTTAGAAGGCGGCCTCCATGCTGACATCAATGGAGATGGAGTCTTAGATCATGTTCAG GTTGTAGGGGGTAACGGGGCCGAGCAGACTGTGATTAGTGGATCCATGGAGGTGCTAAAACCTTGTTGGGCAGTTGCAACATCTGGTGTACCAGTTAGAGAACAACTCTTCAATGCTTCCATCTGCCATCATTCCCCTTTTAATTTATTTCAACATGGGGAGTTCGCCAGTAGAGCTCCCGATGCAAGCTCACTCGAGGTAGCTACGCCCATTCTCATCCAAACAAATGATGGTCATAAGCATCGGAGAGGAAGCCATGGTGATGTTGTCTTCTTAACAAATCGTGGGGAG GTGACTTCATACTCCCCGAGCTTGCTTGGTCATGATGCTATTTGGCAGTGGCAATTATTGACGGGTGCAACTTGGTCTAATCTTCCATCTCCATCAGGGATGATGGAGGGTGGGTTGGTGGTGCCCACACTGAAGCCAATCTCTTTACGTGTACACGACAAGCAAGACATCATACTTGCAGCAGGGGATCAGGAAGCAGTGGTGATATCTCCTGGAGGAAGCATATTAACTATGTTTGATCTTCCTAGTCCTCCCTCTCATGCCCTGATAAGTGAAGACTTCTCCAATGATGGTCTCACTGATATTATTCTTGTGACGTCTAGTGGTGTATATGGGTTTGTGCAGACGAGGCAGCCGGGTGCCATTTTCTTTAGTACATTAGTAGGTTGCCTAATTATCATAATGGGAGTCTTATTTGTCTCCCAACACCTAAATTCTGTGAAAGGAAAACCTAGAGCATCAGCGGACTACAGTTAA
- the LOC113289226 gene encoding DNA replication licensing factor MCM4-like, whose amino-acid sequence MASDSSPSHRNGGPSSPIDQSSSPIANTNSSPGDAAQRRRRRERSPSDASLFATPPSQRARFDATPTPSSTQSGRGGRRSRATPMATPTSTDDAIPSSDGGEGEEAAPPMYVWGTNISVHDVNAAILRFLRHFRENPLQTEGKYMRAIHHILEIEGETLDVDAHDVFDYDSDLYTKMVRYPLEVLAIFDIVLMEMTSKINDLFEKHIQARIFNLRTSTPMRNLNPSDIEKMVSIKGMIIRCSSIIPEIREAVFKCLVCGYFSDPVGVDRGRVSEPPRCNKEECRALNSMALVHNRCRFADKQIVRLQETPDDIPEGGTPHTVSLLMHDKLVDAGKPGDRVEVTGIYRAMSVRVGPTQRSVKSLFKTYIDCLHIKKTDKSRMQAEDQTEHLNASDNMNEDVPADFQDKVEQLKELAKLPDIYERLTRSLAPNIWELDDVKKGLLCQLFGGSALKLPSGASFRGDINILMVGDPGTSKSQLLQYIHKLAPRGIYTSGRGSSAVGLTAYVAKDPETGETVLESGALVLSDRGICCIDEFDKMSENARSMLHEVMEQQTVSIAKAGIIASLNARTSVLACANPSGSRYNPRLSVIDNIHLPPTLLSRFDLIYLLLDKADEQADRRLAKHIVALHFENPESIQQDVLDLPTLTAYLSYARRYVHPKLSDEAADELTRGYVELRRRGNFPGSSKKVITATPRQIESLIRLSEALARIRFSEWVEKHDVIEAFRLLEVAMQQSATDHATGTIDMDLITTGVSASERIRRENLVSATRNLIMEKLQLGGPSTRSMELLEELKKQGSAEIHLNDLRNALATLAGEGFIVLLGDTVKRI is encoded by the exons ATGGCGTCCGATTCTTCTCCCAGCCACCGAAATGGAGGTCCGTCTTCACCAATCGATCAATCATCAAGTCCAATCGCAAACACAAACTCATCCCCAGGTGATGCtgctcagagaagaagaaggagagaaagaagtcCATCAGATGCATCTTTGTTTGCAACACCACCTTCTCAACGAGCTCGATTCGATGCGACTCCGACACCATCAAGTACTCAAAGTGGAAGAGGAGGGAGGAGATCTAGAGCAACGCCGATGGCAACACCTACATCTACAGATGATGCTATTCCTTCGTCAGATGGTGGTGAAGGGGAAGAAGCTGCTCCCCCTATGTATGTTTGGGGGACTAATATAAGTGTTCATGATGTTAATGCTGCGATTCTAAGGTTTTTGAGACATTTTCGTGAGAATCCTTTGCAAACTGAAGGGAAATATATGAGAGcgattcatcatattcttgagaTAGAAGGAGAAACACTTGATGTTGATGCACATGATGtgtttgattatgattctgatctGTATACTAAGATGGTTAGATACCCACTTGAGGTTTTAGCTATTTTTGATATTGTTCTTATGGAAATGACTAGCAAGATTAATGATTTGTTTGAGAAGCATATTCAAGCAAGgatttttaatctcagaacatcAACACCTATGAGAAATCTGAACCCAtctg ATATTGAGAAGATGGTGTCGATAAAAGGAATGATTATTCGATGTAGCTCAATAATACCAGAAATAAGGGAAGCTGTATTTAAATGTCTTGTGTGTGGGTACTTTTCTGACCCAGTGGGAGTAGACCGAG GCCGAGTCAGTGAACCCCCAAGGTGTAATAAGGAAGAGTGTCGTGCCTTGAACTCCATGGCTCTGGTTCACAACCGATGCCG GTTTGCTGACAAGCAGATCGTGAGACTGCAAGAGACACCAGATGACATTCCAGAAGGGGGTACTCCTCACACAGTTAGCTTATTAATGCATGACAAACTTGTTGATGCTGGAAAGCCAGGTGATAGAGTTGAG GTCACTGGTATATATAGGGCAATGAGTGTTAGAGTTGGGCCAACACAAAGATCAGTGAAATCTTTGTTCAAG ACTTACATAGATTGTCTTCATATAAAGAAGACCGATAAATCTAGAATGCAGGCTGAGGATCAAACAGAACATCTTAATGCCTCTGACAACATGAACGAAGATGTACCCGCTGACTTTCAAGACAAG GTTGAACAGTTAAAAGAGCTTGCAAAACTGCCTGATATATATGAGAGGTTAACCAGATCCCTGGCACCAAACATATGGGAACTCGATGACGTTAAGAAAGGCCTTCTTTGTCAG CTGTTTGGTGGAAGTGCTTTGAAGCTGCCATCTGGGGCTAGCTTCCGTGGTGACATCAATATTCTGATGGTTGGTGATCCTGGAACCAGTAAATCTCAGTTGCTCCAATACATACACAAGCTCGCACCTCGTGGTATCTACACCAGTGGAAGAGGTAGTTCTGCTGTAGGTTTGACTGCCTATGTAGCCAAGGACCCAGAAACTGGTGAAACG GTACTTGAAAGTGGGGCCCTTGTCTTGAGTGATAGAGGTATTTGTTGCATTGATGAATTTGACAAAATGTCAGAGAATGCGAGGAGCATGTTACATGAG GTAATGGAGCAACAAACTGTTTCAATAGCGAAGGCAGGAATCATTGCTTCTCTTAATGCTCGGACTTCTGTGTTAGCTTGTGCTAATCCAAGTGGTTCACGTTATAATCCACGCCTATCTGTGATTGACAATATACACCTACCACCTACCTTGTTGTCAAG GTTTGATTTGATATACTTGCTTCTGGACAAGGCTGATGAACAAGCAGATAGGCGTCTTGCAAAGCATATTGTTGCATTGCACTTCGAAAATCCTGAG AGTATACAACAAGATGTGTTGGATCTTCCAACCTTAACAGCATACCTTAGCTATGCCAGAAGATACGTCCACCCAAAGTTATCTGATGAAGCTGCAGACGAGTTAACACGAGGATATGTGGAATTAAGGAGAAGGGGAAACTTTCCAGGAAGCAGCAAAAAG GTGATAACAGCAACGCCTAGGCAAATTGAGAGTCTGATTCGCCTTAGTGAAGCCCTGGCACGTATTCGTTTCTCAGAATGG GTTGAAAAGCATGATGTGATTGAAGCGTTCAGGCTCCTTGAAGTTGCCATGCAACAGTCAGCCACTGATCATGCCACAG GAACAATTGATATGGATCTGATCACCACTGGAGTTTCTGCAAGTGAAAGGATAAGAAGAGAAAATTTGGTGTCAGCAACTCGAAACCTAATAATGGAAAAATTGCAACTTGGTGGACCATCAACTCGTTCAATGGAG TTGCTGGAG